The Sedimentisphaera salicampi genome includes a region encoding these proteins:
- a CDS encoding MazG nucleotide pyrophosphohydrolase domain-containing protein: protein MEISDFQRFIEEKYGEVDRKRGTNATFLWFIEEVGELATALSGDDFENKQEEFADVFAWLCTLANINGVDLESVISKYLDNQVEGFK, encoded by the coding sequence ATGGAAATATCAGACTTCCAAAGATTTATTGAAGAAAAGTATGGCGAAGTTGACCGGAAGCGCGGCACTAACGCCACCTTCCTCTGGTTTATAGAAGAGGTTGGTGAGCTTGCTACCGCGCTCTCCGGCGACGACTTTGAAAACAAGCAGGAGGAGTTCGCTGACGTGTTTGCATGGCTTTGCACACTGGCAAACATCAACGGCGTTGACTTGGAAAGCGTCATATCTAAGTATTTGGACAACCAGGTAGAGGGATTCAAGTAG
- a CDS encoding thiazole synthase, with the protein MKDKLVIAGKEFDSRLFIGTGKFASNELMSNAIEASRSEMVTVALRRVNIEDSGDDMLSAIMRENVQLLPNTSGARDAKEAVRLAKLARAASGIEWVKLEVTPDPYYLLPDPVETLEAAKQLIDEGFIVLPYINADPVLAKKLEDAGCPAVMPLAAPIGSNKGIKTRDLVEIIISQASVPVVVDAGLGLPSHAGDAMEIGADAVLVNTAIAVCDKPVAMAEAFRKAVEAGRQAYLAGPGCVSETANASSPLTGFLRD; encoded by the coding sequence ATGAAAGATAAACTTGTAATTGCAGGAAAAGAATTTGATTCACGTTTATTTATCGGGACAGGGAAATTCGCTTCAAACGAGCTCATGAGCAATGCGATAGAGGCAAGCAGGTCTGAGATGGTAACCGTTGCGCTTCGCAGGGTGAATATAGAAGACAGCGGCGACGATATGCTCTCGGCGATTATGCGGGAGAACGTTCAGCTCCTGCCAAACACCTCTGGAGCGAGGGATGCGAAAGAGGCTGTTCGTCTTGCAAAGCTTGCACGTGCGGCAAGCGGGATTGAATGGGTTAAGCTTGAGGTAACTCCAGATCCGTACTACCTCCTGCCGGATCCTGTGGAAACGCTCGAGGCAGCGAAACAGCTCATTGATGAGGGCTTTATAGTTCTGCCTTATATAAATGCGGATCCAGTTCTCGCAAAGAAGCTCGAGGATGCAGGCTGCCCTGCGGTTATGCCGCTGGCGGCGCCGATCGGCTCAAACAAGGGGATAAAAACCCGCGATCTCGTAGAGATAATCATATCGCAAGCTTCTGTGCCTGTGGTGGTAGATGCGGGACTCGGGCTTCCCTCCCATGCCGGTGATGCGATGGAGATTGGGGCAGATGCAGTGCTCGTGAATACGGCAATCGCAGTATGCGATAAGCCTGTGGCAATGGCTGAGGCCTTCCGGAAGGCTGTGGAGGCCGGGAGGCAGGCTTATCTTGCAGGCCCGGGGTGTGTTAGCGAAACAGCTAACGCCTCAAGCCCGCTAACCGGCTTCCTCAGGGACTAA
- a CDS encoding arylsulfatase — protein sequence MKRRNFLKAGALGIVASLVPGYAENAIKSPAKKPNIIFILADDMGWSDLGCYGSEISTPNLDALAKGGIRFTQIHNTAKCMPSRACLLTGLYAQQCGMDKRPVHFSKNSVTLGDVLKAAGYRTLAAGKHHSLDSLYDQGFDRYYGLRDGCCNYFNPGRQRAGEGVPAQKRPGQRVWVIDDKTIVGYTPKEKDFYTTDYFTKYALDYLEEYKNEEKPFFLYLAYTAPHDPLQAWPEDIKKYEDRYKDGWEVLRKERYRRQIKLGLVDESMPLSEPTYEDWDSLSDEEKKTEARKMAVYAAMIDCMDRNIGKLIAKLKEVGKDKNTLIVFASDNGCSAEVVRLENQIGKIGSMTRWTSLGGNWANASNVPYRMFKNYSYEGGICTPMIAWWPGVIKEPGSITDHPGHFIDFMPTFIEASGASYPTEHNGFSITPYEGESLLPVLKGKSAGRRKPIFWQWGKGKAVLKGKWKLVAWEKKWSLYDMENDKTETNDLSANYPEVVKELKSMHAEWLVNCKKAVVK from the coding sequence ATGAAACGCAGGAATTTTTTAAAGGCAGGTGCATTAGGTATTGTGGCGTCGCTTGTGCCCGGCTATGCTGAAAACGCAATTAAAAGCCCCGCTAAAAAACCAAACATCATCTTTATCCTTGCTGATGATATGGGCTGGTCTGATCTCGGGTGCTATGGAAGCGAGATATCGACACCCAATCTTGACGCCCTTGCCAAGGGCGGAATCCGTTTTACGCAAATTCACAACACCGCAAAATGTATGCCCTCACGTGCGTGCCTGCTCACGGGACTCTACGCTCAGCAATGCGGCATGGATAAAAGGCCGGTTCATTTCTCCAAAAACAGTGTAACCCTTGGCGATGTGCTTAAAGCAGCCGGCTACAGAACACTGGCGGCGGGCAAGCATCACAGCCTTGACAGCCTATACGATCAGGGGTTTGATCGATACTATGGCCTGCGCGACGGGTGCTGTAACTATTTTAATCCGGGCAGGCAAAGGGCCGGCGAAGGTGTACCCGCTCAGAAAAGGCCCGGCCAACGCGTGTGGGTTATCGATGATAAGACCATAGTTGGTTACACTCCTAAAGAAAAAGATTTCTACACGACAGATTACTTTACCAAGTACGCTCTCGATTATCTTGAAGAGTATAAAAATGAAGAAAAGCCTTTCTTCCTCTACTTGGCCTATACCGCTCCTCACGACCCGCTGCAGGCATGGCCGGAGGATATAAAGAAATACGAAGACAGATATAAAGATGGCTGGGAGGTTCTGCGTAAGGAAAGATACCGAAGGCAAATTAAGCTTGGCCTTGTGGATGAGTCAATGCCGCTTTCTGAACCTACATATGAAGATTGGGATTCTTTGAGTGATGAAGAGAAAAAGACAGAAGCACGTAAGATGGCAGTCTATGCAGCAATGATTGACTGTATGGACAGGAACATCGGCAAGCTGATTGCTAAGCTTAAAGAAGTGGGCAAAGACAAAAATACGCTAATTGTGTTCGCTTCCGACAATGGCTGTTCTGCTGAAGTAGTTCGGCTTGAGAACCAAATCGGTAAGATCGGAAGTATGACACGCTGGACATCGCTCGGCGGCAACTGGGCTAATGCAAGCAATGTGCCGTACCGTATGTTTAAGAACTACAGCTATGAAGGCGGCATCTGTACGCCGATGATTGCTTGGTGGCCTGGAGTTATAAAAGAGCCCGGAAGCATCACTGACCACCCGGGGCACTTTATTGATTTTATGCCTACGTTTATAGAGGCTTCAGGTGCTTCTTATCCGACCGAACACAATGGTTTTTCCATCACTCCTTACGAAGGCGAAAGCCTTTTGCCGGTTCTCAAGGGTAAATCTGCCGGCCGCAGAAAACCGATATTCTGGCAATGGGGCAAGGGCAAAGCAGTGCTGAAAGGCAAGTGGAAGCTTGTCGCATGGGAAAAGAAGTGGTCTCTGTATGACATGGAAAACGATAAGACAGAAACCAACGACCTTTCGGCAAATTATCCGGAAGTTGTTAAGGAATTGAAATCAATGCACGCCGAGTGGCTTGTGAATTGTAAAAAAGCGGTAGTTAAGTAA
- a CDS encoding translation initiation factor Sui1 encodes MKDRIVFSTDSGRMCPECGKPLDECICSEIEKPRPTDGIVRIKRETKGRKGKGVSVVTGLGLTDSQLKDLASELKKKCGCGGSLKDGQIEIQGDKRDELEKILKEKGYKVKQAGG; translated from the coding sequence ATGAAAGACAGGATAGTTTTTTCTACAGATTCAGGCAGGATGTGCCCGGAATGCGGCAAGCCCTTGGATGAATGCATCTGCTCTGAAATAGAAAAGCCCCGCCCAACAGACGGAATCGTTCGTATAAAACGGGAAACCAAAGGCCGCAAAGGCAAGGGAGTGAGCGTGGTTACAGGGCTCGGACTAACTGATTCTCAGCTTAAAGACCTCGCCAGCGAACTCAAGAAAAAATGCGGCTGCGGGGGAAGCCTGAAGGATGGGCAAATCGAGATTCAGGGCGATAAGAGGGACGAGCTTGAGAAAATCCTCAAAGAAAAAGGATACAAAGTAAAGCAGGCTGGCGGATAA
- a CDS encoding arylsulfatase, which yields MNRRNFLKAAGCFLAASGGRVFAGKSEKPNIVFILADDLGYGDVGFNGQSRIKTPNIDNIAKQGAVFTNHYSGSTVCGPSRCCLMTGKHTGHASVRGNPRWTSDGKPVDIRKEEPTVAEELKRAGYNTCAIGKWGLAENLSHAMPTKKGFDEFFGFMRHGPAHHYYPEKVWRNEHQVSLPNKTKEKEGLYVHDLFTQEAFKYISKQDKNNPFFLYLAYTIPHYELTVPEDSKEPYQKLGWKKRPMKQGHYYHDKEGHTTYAGMVSRMDRDIGSLMELLKKKGLDKNTLVIFTSDNGHHYDKGFFDSNGVYRGKKRDLYEGGIHIPFAARWPEMIRPGTKSSHISAFWDFLPTACDIAGIEPKAQTDGISYFQALKGNTRAQLSHNCLYWEFNERQGPVQAVRKDKWKAVRYKGKPIELYDLSKDPGENNDISAEYPEKAKQMVKLMESSRTKDPNFPFKKLR from the coding sequence ATGAATAGACGGAATTTTTTGAAGGCGGCCGGCTGCTTTCTCGCCGCTTCAGGAGGCCGAGTTTTTGCGGGCAAAAGTGAAAAGCCTAATATAGTTTTTATCCTGGCAGATGATCTTGGCTATGGAGATGTGGGCTTTAACGGCCAGAGCAGGATCAAAACACCTAATATTGACAATATAGCAAAGCAAGGCGCGGTTTTTACAAATCATTACTCCGGCTCCACGGTATGCGGCCCTTCGCGCTGCTGCCTGATGACCGGCAAGCATACAGGGCATGCCTCAGTTCGCGGGAATCCCCGCTGGACTTCAGACGGAAAGCCTGTTGATATCAGAAAAGAGGAGCCTACAGTTGCAGAGGAGCTCAAGCGTGCCGGCTACAACACCTGCGCAATCGGCAAATGGGGGCTTGCTGAAAACTTAAGCCACGCAATGCCCACTAAAAAGGGATTTGATGAGTTTTTCGGATTTATGAGGCACGGCCCCGCCCATCATTACTACCCCGAAAAGGTTTGGCGCAATGAACATCAGGTAAGCCTGCCGAATAAGACAAAGGAGAAAGAAGGGCTTTATGTACACGATTTGTTCACGCAAGAGGCCTTCAAGTACATAAGCAAGCAGGACAAAAACAATCCGTTCTTCCTGTATCTTGCATATACCATACCTCATTACGAGCTTACAGTGCCCGAAGATTCAAAAGAGCCTTACCAGAAACTCGGCTGGAAAAAACGCCCTATGAAACAGGGGCATTACTACCACGATAAAGAAGGCCATACTACTTATGCCGGTATGGTTTCAAGGATGGACAGGGATATTGGCTCTCTGATGGAGCTTCTAAAGAAGAAGGGGCTTGATAAAAATACGCTCGTTATTTTCACAAGCGATAACGGCCACCACTACGACAAGGGCTTTTTCGACAGCAATGGGGTGTATCGCGGCAAAAAACGAGACCTCTACGAGGGCGGTATCCATATTCCGTTTGCAGCACGCTGGCCGGAAATGATAAGGCCGGGAACAAAGTCTTCGCATATATCAGCGTTTTGGGATTTCCTTCCAACTGCCTGCGATATTGCGGGGATCGAGCCCAAGGCTCAAACCGACGGAATCTCATATTTTCAGGCCTTGAAGGGCAATACAAGAGCTCAGCTTAGTCATAACTGCCTGTATTGGGAATTTAATGAGCGGCAGGGGCCTGTTCAGGCGGTGCGTAAGGATAAATGGAAGGCGGTTCGTTATAAGGGCAAGCCCATTGAGCTTTATGATTTAAGCAAAGACCCGGGCGAGAATAATGATATCTCCGCTGAATACCCTGAAAAGGCAAAGCAAATGGTAAAACTTATGGAATCCAGCAGGACAAAAGACCCGAATTTCCCCTTTAAAAAACTCCGCTGA
- the thiS gene encoding sulfur carrier protein ThiS: protein MRIRVNGENMDFPENEAPATVKELIDLFGLNSEAVVAEVDGEIVEKRNFETAIIKDSQKIELIRFVGGG from the coding sequence ATGCGAATAAGAGTAAACGGCGAAAATATGGATTTTCCCGAAAATGAGGCTCCAGCAACTGTGAAGGAGCTTATAGACCTCTTCGGCCTCAACAGCGAGGCAGTAGTAGCGGAAGTGGACGGGGAGATTGTGGAAAAACGCAATTTCGAAACCGCCATTATAAAAGATTCACAAAAAATAGAGCTTATCAGATTCGTAGGAGGCGGATAA
- a CDS encoding VanZ family protein has protein sequence MKLSTLFISRLVFSLAVLATILLVYLTHAPMEQLKQDYGGFIHALGDKALHLLAYGGVAFLYFLAARFAEFSRKALHRLLAALLVFTAVDEGTQALVGRNADWLDLLFNLAGIIIGLFLSKLFYILSKKTVQRFLSK, from the coding sequence ATGAAGCTCAGCACCCTGTTTATCTCCAGATTGGTATTTTCGCTTGCGGTATTGGCAACGATACTCCTTGTGTATCTTACGCACGCTCCAATGGAGCAGCTCAAACAAGATTACGGGGGATTTATCCATGCTCTGGGGGATAAGGCACTTCATCTGCTTGCCTACGGCGGGGTTGCATTTCTATACTTTTTAGCTGCGAGATTCGCGGAGTTTTCGCGAAAGGCCCTGCACCGCCTTTTGGCAGCACTGCTTGTTTTTACGGCAGTGGATGAGGGGACGCAGGCTCTTGTGGGCAGGAATGCAGACTGGCTGGATTTGCTCTTTAATCTGGCAGGGATAATTATTGGTTTGTTTTTGAGCAAACTTTTCTATATCCTCAGCAAAAAGACTGTTCAGCGATTCCTGAGCAAATAA
- the thiH gene encoding 2-iminoacetate synthase ThiH: MQNKKFSVPEEIFNPESKISQTLQNTSDSEVVSELERPAGYSAVRIARLLSPAAEGYLEEMARQARDITLRRFGRARQLYAPLYVSNYCKNNCAYCGFNCTHKIKRTRLSIEQAVREAEAIRSMGFRHILLLSGEDPDYASVEYFEELARRIRKLFAAIDIEIYPCSVESYQRLYDAGIDGITIYQETYDPDIYSKLHTKGPKKDYHWRLHTPQRAAEAGFRRIGLGSLLGISDWRRETLAMAEHSNFFIKNFWQSQVSISFPRIRPAEQVEPQDFVSFVSDRETVQMMLALRLCFPDIGITISTRETPQFRENTLNICVTRISAGSKTNPGGYAGSEDETVSQFEIDDDRTPEDVAKVISKMGFEPVWKDWDEGFQN; the protein is encoded by the coding sequence ATGCAGAACAAGAAATTCAGCGTGCCGGAAGAAATATTCAATCCAGAAAGCAAAATCTCGCAAACTCTGCAAAATACCAGCGACAGCGAGGTGGTTTCTGAGCTGGAAAGGCCTGCGGGGTATTCGGCTGTAAGAATTGCCCGACTGCTTTCTCCTGCCGCTGAAGGCTATCTGGAGGAGATGGCAAGGCAGGCAAGGGATATTACTCTACGCCGTTTCGGCAGGGCAAGGCAGCTTTATGCACCTTTGTACGTATCCAACTACTGCAAAAATAACTGCGCATACTGCGGATTCAACTGTACACATAAGATCAAACGTACGCGGCTCAGCATAGAGCAGGCGGTAAGGGAGGCCGAGGCTATCCGCTCAATGGGTTTTCGGCATATCCTTCTGCTTTCCGGCGAGGATCCTGATTATGCGTCTGTGGAATACTTTGAGGAGCTTGCACGCAGAATCCGCAAATTATTTGCAGCGATAGATATCGAAATCTACCCATGCAGCGTGGAGAGCTACCAGCGGCTTTACGATGCAGGCATAGACGGAATAACGATATATCAGGAAACTTACGACCCCGATATATACTCCAAACTGCACACCAAGGGCCCGAAAAAAGATTACCACTGGCGGCTTCATACCCCCCAGCGTGCAGCTGAAGCAGGCTTTAGAAGAATAGGGCTCGGTTCACTGCTTGGGATAAGCGATTGGAGAAGAGAAACCCTCGCGATGGCAGAACACAGCAATTTTTTTATAAAAAATTTCTGGCAGTCTCAGGTTTCGATTTCATTTCCGAGAATCCGGCCTGCTGAGCAGGTGGAGCCGCAGGATTTTGTGAGCTTTGTCTCCGACAGAGAGACCGTTCAGATGATGCTTGCTCTGAGGCTATGCTTCCCGGATATCGGGATAACCATCTCCACAAGAGAGACGCCCCAGTTCAGAGAAAACACTCTAAATATCTGTGTAACAAGGATTAGCGCTGGTTCGAAGACCAACCCGGGAGGGTATGCAGGCAGCGAAGATGAAACTGTATCTCAGTTTGAGATAGACGACGACAGAACGCCTGAGGATGTTGCCAAGGTGATAAGCAAAATGGGTTTTGAGCCGGTATGGAAAGACTGGGACGAGGGATTTCAGAATTAA
- a CDS encoding twin-arginine translocation signal domain-containing protein: MKRRNFLKAGALGIVASLVPGYAENAIKSPAKKPNIIS, from the coding sequence AACGCAGGAATTTTTTAAAGGCAGGTGCATTAGGTATTGTGGCGTCGCTTGTGCCCGGCTATGCTGAAAACGCAATTAAAAGCCCCGCTAAAAAACCAAACATCATCTCCTGA
- a CDS encoding IS1634 family transposase, whose amino-acid sequence MFIRVKKSKNSPKRSVQIVASYRNEKNQPRQRIVRHMGTAFTEEDVTRLKDLAEFEKAKLEAEITPALFKPEQLAEAAIEARKKIDDEPINVNLKDIKEQARITTGIHEVFGSIYDELGFNNLFDKRKEAARRNLRHITMARLANPVSKRGSVQDLSKDFGISLSLDSVYRMMDNITDDIISKAQNHAHKAAKGLLGEEINLLFYDCTTLYFESFTEDELKKNGYSKDMKFNQPQVVLGLLSTSEGLPVGYEVFPGNQYEGHTLHTVIPKIKEKYNLKRVIFTADSAMLSKANLDYLEEQKVEYIVAARLKSLTDQWKAKITESVAPLRSFDYGKNRRLIVTYSDKLAKKNKHDRDEAIRKLREKLEKSSNPKSLISNYGYKKFMRVTGEVNCEINEEKYAQAAKFDGLHGVITNVKDMDDSAVVEHYKQLWLIEECFRISKHELKIRPIYHWTPKRIKAHILICFIALTCARNLAYRVRLRFEAMSVARMVNALNHVQLSILWDKKSECKYVLPSKINEDARKLYKTVNLSADTTPYKM is encoded by the coding sequence ATGTTTATACGAGTAAAAAAATCAAAAAACAGCCCAAAGAGATCTGTTCAGATTGTTGCGAGCTATCGCAACGAGAAGAATCAGCCTCGCCAGCGTATAGTACGTCATATGGGCACTGCCTTCACAGAAGAGGATGTTACCCGTCTCAAAGATCTCGCCGAATTCGAGAAGGCTAAACTTGAGGCGGAGATAACGCCGGCACTTTTCAAGCCTGAGCAGCTTGCAGAGGCTGCTATAGAAGCCCGCAAAAAGATCGATGATGAGCCTATAAACGTAAATCTGAAGGATATTAAGGAGCAGGCACGCATCACCACCGGCATCCATGAGGTGTTCGGAAGCATCTATGACGAGCTCGGATTTAACAATCTTTTTGATAAACGCAAAGAGGCTGCTCGCAGAAACCTTCGCCACATTACCATGGCAAGGCTTGCAAATCCGGTCAGTAAGCGAGGCAGTGTTCAGGATCTATCTAAAGACTTCGGCATCAGTCTCTCTCTTGACAGCGTTTACAGGATGATGGACAACATCACAGATGATATTATCAGCAAGGCTCAAAACCACGCTCACAAGGCTGCTAAAGGGCTTTTAGGCGAAGAGATAAACCTTCTGTTTTACGACTGCACCACCCTCTATTTTGAATCATTTACAGAAGATGAGCTCAAAAAGAACGGCTACAGCAAGGATATGAAGTTCAATCAGCCGCAGGTTGTGCTTGGCCTTCTCTCAACATCAGAGGGGCTTCCAGTTGGTTATGAGGTGTTCCCCGGCAATCAGTATGAAGGGCATACTCTGCACACTGTTATTCCTAAGATCAAAGAGAAATACAACCTCAAGCGTGTTATATTTACCGCAGACAGCGCAATGCTGAGCAAGGCTAATCTGGATTACCTTGAAGAGCAGAAAGTGGAATATATCGTAGCAGCGAGGCTAAAAAGCCTCACTGATCAATGGAAAGCAAAGATTACAGAATCCGTTGCTCCTCTCAGAAGCTTTGATTACGGCAAGAACAGAAGGCTAATTGTTACCTACAGCGACAAGCTCGCCAAAAAGAATAAACACGACAGGGACGAAGCTATAAGAAAACTTCGTGAGAAGCTTGAAAAGAGCAGTAACCCCAAATCCCTTATAAGCAACTACGGCTACAAGAAATTTATGCGAGTTACCGGCGAGGTAAACTGCGAGATAAATGAAGAGAAATATGCTCAGGCAGCGAAATTTGATGGCCTTCACGGCGTTATAACGAATGTTAAGGATATGGATGATTCGGCAGTAGTAGAGCATTACAAGCAGCTCTGGCTAATTGAGGAGTGCTTCAGGATCAGCAAGCACGAGCTGAAGATACGGCCGATATATCACTGGACACCGAAACGAATCAAAGCCCATATACTGATATGCTTTATCGCTCTAACCTGCGCGAGGAATCTGGCATACAGGGTTAGGCTAAGATTCGAGGCGATGTCTGTGGCAAGAATGGTAAATGCGCTAAACCACGTGCAGCTTAGCATCCTCTGGGATAAGAAAAGCGAATGCAAATATGTGCTGCCATCAAAGATTAACGAGGACGCAAGGAAACTCTACAAAACAGTTAATCTGAGCGCAGATACCACACCCTATAAGATGTAA
- the thiF gene encoding sulfur carrier protein ThiS adenylyltransferase ThiF — translation MGKMNMANITERQAIRNKRLKTVLQNCCIGIAGLGGLGSNVAQMLIRSGAGRLKAADFDRVDRSNLYRQCYRLSDVGKLKTDAIEQLASDIAPNCLIEKHNVRIDSTNACGIFSECDIVCECLDKAESKQELIETLLKAGRFTVIAGSGAAGFGKSNMVKTTKISDRMYVAGDLESSVEQMGSLWAPRVALAAAHQANCVLEVLEERLCE, via the coding sequence ATGGGAAAAATGAATATGGCAAACATAACCGAAAGACAGGCCATAAGAAACAAAAGATTAAAAACAGTTTTGCAGAACTGCTGCATAGGTATTGCAGGCCTCGGCGGGCTGGGGAGCAATGTTGCGCAGATGCTGATTCGCTCGGGTGCCGGAAGGCTTAAAGCGGCCGATTTTGACAGAGTGGACAGGTCGAATCTATACAGGCAATGCTACCGGCTTTCTGATGTCGGCAAACTTAAAACAGATGCAATAGAGCAGCTTGCCTCGGATATCGCCCCGAACTGCCTGATAGAGAAACATAACGTCCGCATAGACAGCACCAACGCCTGCGGGATTTTCAGCGAGTGCGATATTGTATGCGAATGCCTCGATAAGGCAGAAAGCAAGCAGGAACTGATCGAAACGCTCCTGAAGGCCGGCAGGTTTACCGTAATCGCAGGCAGCGGAGCGGCCGGTTTTGGCAAGAGCAATATGGTAAAAACAACCAAAATCTCTGACAGGATGTATGTAGCCGGCGATTTGGAAAGCAGCGTGGAGCAGATGGGCAGCCTCTGGGCTCCAAGGGTAGCTTTAGCAGCGGCGCATCAGGCAAACTGCGTTTTAGAAGTTTTAGAGGAGAGATTATGCGAATAA
- a CDS encoding RrF2 family transcriptional regulator: MKFSRSTGYGLIAAAYIAKNGDPKTAILASSIAKEFDIPLEYLLKILQNLVRANVLRSKRGPRGGFYLAKQPGDINLLEIIEAVDGPANSEIQLPERCDELPYMKHITDACKEAVDKTKNVLVNVKLSAVIKG; encoded by the coding sequence ATGAAATTCAGCAGATCTACAGGTTACGGTTTAATTGCGGCAGCTTACATTGCTAAGAATGGTGATCCGAAGACGGCTATTCTTGCATCAAGCATTGCCAAAGAATTCGACATTCCTCTCGAGTATTTGCTTAAGATTCTTCAGAATCTTGTAAGAGCAAATGTTCTCAGAAGCAAGAGAGGTCCGAGAGGCGGTTTTTATCTGGCAAAGCAGCCGGGCGATATCAACCTGCTCGAAATTATCGAAGCAGTTGACGGCCCAGCTAACAGCGAGATTCAGCTGCCGGAAAGATGTGATGAGCTTCCATATATGAAGCACATTACAGATGCTTGCAAAGAGGCAGTTGACAAGACAAAGAATGTCTTGGTAAATGTTAAGCTTTCTGCAGTGATCAAAGGTTAA
- a CDS encoding DNA adenine methylase gives MSKTKSSFRGFFDQPLSGDTNYYAGSRRAPFAWYGGKYYYSQWILENFPEHRIFIEPFGGAGNILLNKIESEVEIFNDLDSRITNFYYVLREKELFAELERRLALTPYSREVFEKVIAEPEPEEPVHRAYNFFIKCRQSMGGTGMSKLSPASWVMSLRTRRKMAEPVSKYLSTIEGLEPIAERFRSVVIENLDAVKLITKYDREDSLIYCDPPYLPETRNQNTNTYGFEMSVEEHTQLLEKLRECRGKVILSGYNSKLYTEKLSNWRKDELETKSYMKNSGQARTEVLWMNF, from the coding sequence ATGTCTAAAACTAAAAGCAGTTTCAGAGGTTTCTTTGACCAGCCTCTCAGCGGAGATACAAATTATTACGCAGGCAGCAGGCGGGCTCCTTTTGCATGGTACGGCGGGAAGTATTACTATTCACAGTGGATATTAGAGAACTTCCCCGAACACCGCATCTTTATTGAGCCTTTCGGGGGCGCTGGCAACATACTGCTTAACAAAATCGAGAGCGAAGTAGAGATATTTAACGATTTGGACAGCCGGATCACAAATTTTTACTACGTGCTCAGGGAAAAAGAACTTTTCGCAGAGCTGGAACGAAGACTTGCTCTAACCCCATATTCAAGAGAGGTTTTCGAGAAGGTTATTGCAGAGCCCGAACCCGAAGAGCCGGTACACAGGGCATACAACTTCTTCATAAAATGCAGGCAGAGCATGGGGGGCACGGGAATGAGCAAGCTCAGTCCTGCAAGCTGGGTGATGAGCCTTAGAACGAGGCGGAAGATGGCTGAGCCGGTATCGAAGTATCTATCAACTATTGAAGGGCTCGAACCAATCGCAGAGAGGTTCAGGAGCGTGGTAATTGAAAACTTAGATGCCGTAAAGCTGATCACCAAATACGACCGTGAGGACAGCCTGATATACTGCGACCCGCCCTACCTGCCTGAAACGAGAAACCAAAACACAAACACCTACGGCTTTGAGATGAGCGTTGAAGAGCATACCCAGCTTCTTGAGAAACTCAGAGAGTGCAGAGGCAAGGTTATTCTCAGCGGATACAATTCGAAGCTTTACACAGAAAAGCTCAGTAACTGGCGAAAAGATGAGCTTGAAACGAAATCGTATATGAAGAATTCAGGGCAGGCCAGAACGGAAGTGCTTTGGATGAATTTTTAA